One window of Acanthochromis polyacanthus isolate Apoly-LR-REF ecotype Palm Island chromosome 19, KAUST_Apoly_ChrSc, whole genome shotgun sequence genomic DNA carries:
- the pts gene encoding 6-pyruvoyl tetrahydrobiopterin synthase isoform X2 yields the protein MAGSSERHGSVERIGYITRVQSFSACHRLHSVHLTDKENKEVYGKCNNPNGHGHNYKVEVTVRGKIDPVTGMVMNLTDLKKCIEEVIMIPLDHKNLDKDVPFFASVVSTTENVAVYIWDNMAKVLPPNLLYEIKIYETDKNIVVYRGE from the exons ATGGCCGGATCCTCTGAGAGACACGGTTCGGTGGAGCGCATCGGATACATTACGAGAGTCCAGAGTTTCAGCGCCTGTCATCGGCTCCACAG TGTTCACTTGACCGACAAGGAGAATAAAGAAGTGTACGGAAAGTGCAACAATCCTAACGGCCATGGACACAACTACAAAG TGGAGGTAACTGTACGTGGAAAG ATTGATCCTGTAACCGGCATGGTCATGAACCTGACAGACCTGAAGAAATGCATTGag GAAGTCATTATGATTCCACTGGACCATAAAAACCTGGATAAAGACGTCCCTTTCTTTGCCAGTGTTGTCAG TACAACAGAGAATGTGGCCGTTTACATCTGGGACAACATGGCAAAGGTGCTTCCGCCCAACCTGCTTTATGAGATCAAGATATATGAGACGGATAAAAACATCGTCGTATATCGAGGAGAGTAG
- the pts gene encoding 6-pyruvoyl tetrahydrobiopterin synthase isoform X3 gives MQLPRQLRGKRETSVHLTDKENKEVYGKCNNPNGHGHNYKVEVTVRGKIDPVTGMVMNLTDLKKCIEEVIMIPLDHKNLDKDVPFFASVVSTTENVAVYIWDNMAKVLPPNLLYEIKIYETDKNIVVYRGE, from the exons TGTTCACTTGACCGACAAGGAGAATAAAGAAGTGTACGGAAAGTGCAACAATCCTAACGGCCATGGACACAACTACAAAG TGGAGGTAACTGTACGTGGAAAG ATTGATCCTGTAACCGGCATGGTCATGAACCTGACAGACCTGAAGAAATGCATTGag GAAGTCATTATGATTCCACTGGACCATAAAAACCTGGATAAAGACGTCCCTTTCTTTGCCAGTGTTGTCAG TACAACAGAGAATGTGGCCGTTTACATCTGGGACAACATGGCAAAGGTGCTTCCGCCCAACCTGCTTTATGAGATCAAGATATATGAGACGGATAAAAACATCGTCGTATATCGAGGAGAGTAG